A part of Amycolatopsis lurida genomic DNA contains:
- a CDS encoding thiamine-phosphate kinase, producing MSPNDGTVAGTGEFRLIEAVTAGRKQPETTLLGPGDDAAVVASPDGRTVASTDVLVQGVHFRLDWSSAEQVGRKAVAVNLTDIAAMGARPTSVLMGFACPSDTPTSLVTELTQGMWLEADRAGIGIVGGDMVRADQIVISVTALGDLGGREPVTRSGARPGDVVAVCGRLGWAAAGLAVLGRGFRSPVSVVNAQRCPEPDYEAGIRAADGGATSMIDVSDGLLSDLGHIAEASGVGIDVRTADLDVSSRLTEVGTALGADPLKWVLTGGEDHAFAATFPSFAELPEGWTEIGVVTMPDSGVTVDGKRYGHDSGWQHWR from the coding sequence GTGTCACCGAACGACGGCACGGTCGCCGGGACCGGTGAATTCCGGTTGATCGAGGCGGTGACCGCCGGCCGGAAACAGCCGGAGACGACACTGCTCGGACCGGGGGACGACGCGGCCGTCGTGGCCAGCCCGGACGGGCGGACGGTGGCGTCCACCGACGTCCTCGTGCAGGGCGTCCATTTCCGGCTCGACTGGTCCAGCGCCGAGCAGGTGGGGCGCAAGGCGGTCGCGGTGAACCTCACCGACATCGCCGCCATGGGCGCGCGCCCGACGTCCGTCCTCATGGGATTCGCGTGTCCCTCGGACACGCCGACGTCGCTCGTCACCGAACTCACCCAGGGCATGTGGCTCGAAGCCGACCGCGCGGGGATCGGGATCGTCGGCGGCGACATGGTGCGCGCCGATCAGATCGTGATCAGTGTCACCGCCCTCGGCGACCTCGGCGGCCGGGAACCGGTGACCCGGTCCGGCGCGCGTCCCGGCGACGTCGTCGCGGTCTGCGGGCGGCTCGGCTGGGCGGCCGCCGGGCTCGCCGTGCTCGGGCGGGGGTTCCGCTCACCGGTCAGCGTGGTCAACGCGCAGCGCTGCCCCGAACCGGACTACGAGGCGGGTATCCGCGCGGCCGACGGCGGCGCGACGTCGATGATCGACGTGTCCGACGGGCTCCTGTCCGACCTCGGCCACATCGCCGAAGCCTCCGGCGTCGGGATCGACGTGCGGACGGCGGACCTCGACGTGTCGAGCAGGCTGACCGAGGTCGGCACCGCGCTCGGCGCCGACCCGCTGAAATGGGTCCTCACCGGCGGCGAGGACCACGCGTTCGCGGCCACCTTCCCCTCCTTCGCGGAGTTGCCGGAGGGCTGGACCGAGATCGGCGTCGTCACCATGCCGGATTCGGGGGTGACGGTGGACGGGAAGCGGTACGGGCACGACAGCGGCTGGCAGCACTGGCGCTAG
- a CDS encoding GNAT family N-acetyltransferase, with protein sequence MSIETSVRQARNSAAFWAATGRSRGHEVIRRRGFLAVAGDERAGLRVLLQEPGLTDGELAEITELAALARGPVEAEDPFSVTDLNHLGDMRSWQMPVMLRPPAPVAEPAMEVVRVREEADLRAAERAVIEGFALTRFRPGEMFPMAILDQPGVAVFVARLDGEVAGACVTVVEDGFGSHYWVGTPDAFRSRGVGRAVMLGSLAPLADLPVTLTASRLGRPLYESLGFAVAAPSTWWASRS encoded by the coding sequence ATGTCGATCGAGACGTCCGTGCGCCAGGCACGGAATTCCGCCGCGTTCTGGGCCGCGACCGGCCGCTCCCGCGGCCACGAGGTGATCCGCCGTCGCGGCTTTCTCGCCGTCGCCGGTGACGAGCGGGCGGGGCTGCGCGTCCTGCTCCAGGAGCCCGGCCTCACCGACGGCGAGCTGGCGGAAATCACCGAGCTCGCGGCGCTGGCGAGAGGGCCGGTGGAGGCCGAGGATCCCTTCAGCGTCACCGATCTGAACCATCTCGGGGACATGCGCAGCTGGCAGATGCCCGTCATGCTGCGCCCGCCCGCCCCGGTCGCCGAACCCGCGATGGAGGTGGTCCGGGTGCGCGAGGAAGCCGACCTGCGGGCGGCCGAACGCGCGGTGATCGAAGGTTTCGCACTCACGCGGTTCCGGCCAGGTGAGATGTTCCCCATGGCCATCCTCGATCAGCCGGGCGTCGCCGTGTTCGTCGCGCGGCTCGACGGCGAGGTCGCCGGGGCGTGCGTCACGGTCGTCGAAGACGGCTTCGGCAGCCACTACTGGGTCGGCACGCCGGACGCCTTCCGCTCGCGCGGCGTGGGACGAGCCGTGATGCTCGGCTCCCTCGCCCCGCTCGCGGATCTGCCCGTCACCCTCACCGCGTCCCGGCTCGGCAGGCCGCTGTACGAATCCCTCGGTTTCGCCGTCGCCGCACCCTCGACCTGGTGGGCCTCACGCTCCTAG
- a CDS encoding GNAT family N-acetyltransferase encodes MDLRVLAYDHPDAVKLLAEAQLELAARYGSEDETPMDAAQFAPPRGLFMAAYLDDAPVACGAWRAHDGPDPLLPGDAEIKRMFVMASARGRGFARAILADLERTAAEAGRLRMVLETGDKQPEAIALYLSAGYREIPGFGYYKDEPESICFGKPLV; translated from the coding sequence ATGGACCTTCGTGTGCTGGCCTACGACCACCCCGACGCGGTGAAGCTGCTGGCCGAAGCGCAGCTCGAACTGGCCGCCCGGTACGGCAGCGAAGACGAGACGCCGATGGACGCGGCGCAGTTCGCCCCGCCGAGGGGGCTGTTCATGGCCGCCTACCTCGACGACGCCCCGGTCGCGTGCGGTGCCTGGCGGGCGCACGACGGGCCGGACCCCTTGCTGCCCGGCGACGCCGAGATCAAGCGCATGTTCGTGATGGCTTCGGCGCGGGGCCGAGGATTCGCGCGGGCGATCCTCGCCGACCTGGAGCGGACGGCCGCCGAGGCCGGGCGGCTGCGTATGGTGCTGGAGACCGGGGACAAGCAGCCGGAAGCCATCGCGCTGTACCTGTCGGCGGGGTACCGGGAAATCCCGGGTTTCGGGTACTACAAGGACGAACCGGAGAGCATCTGCTTCGGCAAGCCGCTGGTCTAG
- a CDS encoding gamma carbonic anhydrase family protein: MPIYALGDLEPSIHPDAYVHPDATVVGDVRIAAFASVWPQTVLRGDHGHIEIGERSNVQDGCVLHCTRKEPTIIGKSSAVGHSVHIEGARIGDGCLIASGSVVLNGTVVEDGGMVGAGAVLSYGSYVDSGRIALGVPAKTRPNTSFGPDKIKLVVDGYVERAARFRVELRRLDGRE; encoded by the coding sequence ATGCCGATCTACGCGCTGGGCGACCTCGAACCGTCGATCCATCCGGACGCCTACGTCCACCCCGACGCGACGGTGGTCGGTGATGTCCGGATCGCGGCGTTCGCGTCGGTGTGGCCGCAGACCGTGCTGCGCGGCGACCACGGCCACATCGAGATCGGCGAGCGGTCCAACGTCCAGGACGGCTGCGTGCTGCACTGCACCCGCAAGGAGCCGACGATCATCGGGAAGTCCTCCGCCGTCGGGCATTCGGTGCACATCGAAGGCGCGCGGATCGGCGATGGCTGCCTGATCGCGTCGGGATCGGTGGTGCTGAACGGAACCGTCGTCGAGGACGGCGGCATGGTCGGCGCGGGCGCGGTCCTCTCCTATGGGTCCTATGTGGACAGTGGGCGGATCGCGCTCGGTGTCCCGGCCAAGACGCGGCCGAACACTTCGTTCGGGCCGGACAAGATCAAGCTCGTCGTCGACGGTTACGTCGAGCGTGCCGCGAGGTTCCGGGTCGAACTCCGGCGACTCGACGGACGTGAGTAA
- a CDS encoding uracil-DNA glycosylase produces MTARPLQDIVEAGWAQALEPVAPQVAAMGEFLRAEIAAGRTYLPAGEHVLRAFQQPFHDVRVLIVGQDPYPTPGHAVGLSFSVAPDVRPIPKSLINIYKEYCEDLGHPLPSNGDLTPWADQGVLLLNRSLTVQPGKSNSHQGKGWEAVTEQAIKALAARDEPMVAILWGRNARNLKPMLGKVPCIESAHPSPLSAHAGFFGSRPFSRANQLLEQQGAGPVDWKLP; encoded by the coding sequence GTGACCGCACGACCGCTGCAGGACATCGTCGAAGCAGGCTGGGCGCAGGCCCTCGAACCGGTGGCGCCGCAGGTCGCCGCGATGGGGGAATTCCTCCGCGCGGAGATCGCCGCGGGCCGGACCTATCTCCCGGCGGGTGAACACGTGCTGCGGGCGTTCCAGCAGCCGTTCCACGACGTGCGGGTGCTGATCGTCGGCCAGGACCCGTACCCGACGCCCGGGCACGCCGTCGGGCTGAGCTTTTCGGTGGCGCCGGACGTCCGGCCGATCCCGAAGAGCCTGATCAACATCTACAAGGAGTACTGCGAGGACCTCGGGCACCCGCTGCCGTCGAACGGCGACCTCACGCCGTGGGCCGACCAGGGTGTCCTGCTGCTCAACAGGTCGCTGACGGTGCAGCCCGGCAAGTCGAACTCGCACCAGGGCAAGGGCTGGGAAGCGGTCACCGAGCAGGCCATCAAGGCCCTCGCCGCCCGGGACGAGCCGATGGTGGCGATCCTGTGGGGCCGCAACGCTCGGAACCTGAAGCCGATGCTGGGGAAGGTGCCGTGCATCGAGTCGGCGCACCCGAGCCCGCTTTCGGCGCACGCCGGCTTCTTCGGCTCCCGGCCCTTCAGCCGGGCGAACCAGCTGCTGGAGCAGCAGGGTGCCGGCCCCGTGGACTGGAAGCTCCCCTGA
- the rpmB gene encoding 50S ribosomal protein L28, with product MAAVCDVCGKGPGFGKSVSHSHRRTNRRWNPNIQTVHAKIGLSQRKRLNACTSCIKAGKVVRG from the coding sequence GTGGCTGCCGTGTGCGACGTCTGTGGCAAGGGACCGGGCTTTGGCAAGTCGGTCTCGCACTCCCACCGGCGTACCAACCGCCGGTGGAACCCGAACATCCAGACCGTTCACGCCAAGATCGGTCTGTCCCAGCGCAAGCGCCTGAACGCCTGCACCTCGTGCATCAAGGCGGGCAAGGTCGTTCGCGGCTGA
- a CDS encoding DAK2 domain-containing protein — protein sequence MRVLDVAAVSAWSAACVHSLAVLRPAIDGINVYPVADSDTGSNLLFTMTAARDALAEAEPATAAEALSVFARGAVAAAKGNSGVIMSQVVRGIAESAAAREIDGPGLAEALGCADRAATGAVSRPVAGTILTVLHTVAAAVRDATGSLEEVAAAAASVAAEALEETPKQLPVLAMAGVVDAGARGLVAVLDALSGVVSGGLTEPEHPLEAHHHQHTVDSPTAWEVMYLLDGVDETSLPGLRKTLSGLGDSVTVAGDGAGAYAVHVHCADIGAALEAGIELGRPRRVRIEPLITPTPVEVGGGIDRSVVAVVHGGPLAELLRAEGVAVLSVPHGVQPTVEEMLGLINEAAGHHVTVLPGGHELTAAADAAAGHAMAADRDVVVIPCVSPVQVLAALAVHDQDRRTNDDVVAMAEAAAATRRGELRIAQEESLTWVGRAQAGDVVGLVDGEVVLIEPAPASETSLVAAAVGVLNRMLALGGELVTVLTGLDAPVRLPGELADQLRLEHPEVEVTSYAGGQTDAVLLMGVE from the coding sequence GTGCGGGTGCTGGACGTGGCGGCGGTGTCGGCCTGGTCGGCGGCCTGTGTGCACAGCTTGGCGGTGCTCCGGCCGGCGATCGACGGCATCAACGTCTACCCGGTCGCCGACTCCGACACCGGCTCCAACCTGCTGTTCACCATGACCGCGGCCCGCGACGCGCTGGCGGAGGCCGAGCCCGCGACGGCCGCCGAGGCGCTGTCGGTGTTCGCCAGGGGAGCGGTCGCGGCGGCCAAGGGCAACTCGGGCGTGATCATGTCGCAGGTCGTGCGCGGGATCGCCGAGTCGGCGGCCGCCAGGGAAATCGACGGGCCCGGGCTCGCGGAGGCGCTCGGGTGCGCCGACAGGGCCGCCACGGGTGCGGTGAGCCGTCCGGTGGCGGGGACCATCCTGACCGTCCTCCACACCGTCGCCGCCGCTGTCCGTGACGCGACAGGGTCACTCGAAGAGGTGGCCGCCGCGGCGGCGAGCGTCGCCGCCGAAGCACTCGAAGAGACCCCGAAGCAGCTGCCGGTTCTGGCGATGGCCGGGGTGGTCGACGCGGGTGCCCGCGGTCTGGTCGCGGTCCTCGACGCTCTTTCCGGCGTGGTCTCCGGCGGTCTCACCGAGCCGGAACACCCGCTCGAGGCACATCATCACCAGCACACGGTCGACTCGCCGACGGCCTGGGAGGTCATGTACCTGCTCGACGGCGTCGACGAGACCAGCCTTCCCGGGCTGCGCAAGACCCTCAGCGGCCTCGGTGACAGCGTCACGGTCGCGGGCGACGGCGCTGGCGCGTATGCCGTCCACGTCCATTGCGCGGACATCGGCGCGGCGCTGGAGGCCGGGATCGAGCTCGGCCGCCCGCGCCGGGTCCGGATCGAGCCGCTGATCACGCCCACTCCGGTCGAGGTCGGTGGCGGGATCGACCGTTCGGTGGTCGCGGTGGTCCACGGTGGGCCGCTGGCCGAACTCCTCCGCGCGGAGGGGGTCGCGGTCCTGTCGGTCCCGCACGGGGTCCAGCCGACGGTCGAGGAGATGCTGGGCCTGATCAACGAGGCCGCCGGGCATCACGTCACCGTCCTTCCCGGCGGCCATGAGCTCACCGCGGCGGCCGACGCGGCCGCGGGGCACGCGATGGCCGCGGACCGCGACGTCGTCGTCATCCCGTGCGTTTCCCCCGTCCAGGTGCTCGCCGCGCTGGCCGTCCACGACCAGGACCGCCGCACCAACGACGACGTGGTCGCGATGGCCGAAGCGGCCGCCGCCACGAGGCGTGGCGAACTGAGGATCGCGCAGGAGGAGTCGCTAACCTGGGTGGGCCGGGCGCAGGCCGGTGACGTCGTCGGCCTCGTCGACGGCGAGGTCGTGCTGATCGAGCCCGCGCCCGCCTCGGAGACGAGCCTGGTCGCGGCGGCGGTCGGCGTGCTGAACCGGATGCTGGCCCTCGGCGGCGAGCTGGTCACCGTGCTGACCGGGCTGGACGCGCCGGTCCGGTTGCCCGGTGAGCTGGCCGATCAGCTGCGCCTGGAGCATCCCGAGGTCGAAGTGACGAGTTACGCGGGCGGTCAGACCGACGCCGTGCTGCTGATGGGGGTGGAGTGA
- the recG gene encoding ATP-dependent DNA helicase RecG, with protein sequence MTNLRADLKLVVGAATAKALAKGLKIETVSDLLRHYPRRYAERGQLTDIAGLELGEHATVMARIERVNKRRMKARSGTLLEMVITDGKRRLQCTFFNQAWREKELVPGKNGLFAGKVTAFRDVLQLANPEYELFDAERQAEAMDDFLAEIIPVYPAAQGIPTWVIAKAVRQVLDVLEVDEDPMPIELLARYGLPSLESALRGIHRPSSWQALNSARDRLKWDEAMAVQLIFAQRRHSLVSRPAKACPHIEGGILDAFDKRLPFALTAGQQEIGEEIAGDLSTEHPMNRLLQGEVGSGKTVVALRAMLQVVDSGRQAAMLAPTEVLAAQHARSLREMLGDLGQAGELGGAENATRVTLLTGSMGAKERKKALLETVSGEAGIVVGTHALIQDTVSFADLGLVVVDEQHRFGVEQRDALRSRGSDETSPHVLVMTATPIPRTVAMTVYGDLEISALREMPVGRSPIKTSVVPVAERPAWLDRAWQRVREECGKGHQAYIVCPRIGDEPASDKGDKRPALAVLDVAPELAKGPLKGLKIGVLHGRMPADDKDAVMQAFSRGDVDVLVATTVIEVGVNVPNATAMVIMDADRFGISQLHQLRGRVGRGSVPGLCLLVTETLDGTTTRERLAAVESTTDGFELSRMDLELRREGDILGAAQSGKKSTLKLLSLLRDEDVIAEARARALEIVEKDPALGNYLGLAHMIADVVDEDRVEYLEKS encoded by the coding sequence ATGACCAACCTGCGCGCGGACCTCAAGCTGGTCGTCGGCGCGGCGACGGCGAAGGCGCTCGCCAAGGGCCTCAAGATCGAGACGGTCAGCGACCTCCTGCGGCACTACCCGCGCCGGTACGCCGAACGCGGGCAGCTCACCGACATCGCCGGGCTCGAACTCGGCGAGCACGCCACCGTGATGGCGCGCATCGAGCGCGTCAACAAGCGCCGGATGAAGGCGCGCAGCGGCACCCTGCTCGAAATGGTGATCACCGACGGCAAACGCCGCCTGCAGTGCACCTTCTTCAACCAGGCCTGGCGCGAGAAGGAACTCGTGCCCGGCAAGAACGGCCTCTTCGCGGGCAAGGTCACCGCCTTCCGCGACGTCCTGCAGCTGGCGAACCCCGAGTACGAACTGTTCGACGCCGAGCGCCAGGCCGAGGCTATGGACGACTTCCTCGCCGAGATCATCCCGGTGTACCCGGCGGCGCAAGGGATCCCGACCTGGGTGATCGCCAAGGCCGTGCGGCAGGTGCTGGACGTGCTGGAGGTCGACGAGGACCCGATGCCGATCGAGCTGCTCGCCCGGTACGGCCTGCCCAGCCTGGAAAGCGCGCTGCGCGGCATCCACCGCCCGTCGAGCTGGCAGGCGCTGAACTCCGCGCGGGACAGGCTCAAATGGGACGAAGCGATGGCCGTGCAGCTGATCTTCGCGCAGCGACGGCATTCCCTGGTCTCGCGGCCCGCGAAAGCCTGTCCGCACATCGAGGGCGGCATCCTCGACGCCTTCGACAAACGGCTCCCGTTCGCGCTGACGGCGGGCCAGCAGGAGATCGGCGAGGAGATCGCCGGGGATCTGTCCACCGAGCATCCGATGAACCGCTTGCTGCAGGGCGAGGTCGGTTCCGGAAAGACCGTGGTCGCGTTGCGCGCCATGCTGCAGGTCGTCGATTCCGGGCGGCAGGCGGCGATGCTCGCGCCGACGGAGGTCCTCGCCGCGCAGCACGCCCGGTCGCTGCGCGAGATGCTCGGCGACCTCGGGCAGGCGGGCGAGCTCGGCGGCGCGGAGAACGCGACGCGCGTGACCCTGCTGACCGGGTCGATGGGCGCCAAGGAACGCAAGAAGGCGTTGCTGGAGACGGTCAGCGGCGAGGCCGGGATCGTCGTCGGCACGCACGCGCTCATCCAGGACACGGTGTCGTTCGCGGATCTCGGCTTGGTCGTGGTCGACGAACAGCACCGCTTCGGGGTGGAGCAGCGGGACGCGCTGCGTTCCCGCGGCTCCGACGAGACCAGCCCGCACGTGCTCGTCATGACGGCGACGCCCATCCCGCGCACGGTCGCGATGACCGTCTACGGCGACCTGGAGATCTCCGCGCTGCGCGAGATGCCGGTCGGCCGGTCGCCGATCAAGACGTCGGTGGTGCCGGTCGCGGAGCGGCCCGCCTGGCTGGACAGGGCGTGGCAGCGGGTCCGCGAGGAATGCGGCAAGGGCCACCAGGCGTACATCGTCTGCCCGCGTATCGGCGACGAACCGGCCTCGGACAAGGGTGACAAGCGGCCCGCGCTCGCGGTCCTCGACGTGGCGCCCGAGCTGGCCAAGGGACCGTTGAAGGGGCTGAAGATCGGCGTCCTGCACGGCCGGATGCCCGCCGACGACAAGGACGCCGTGATGCAGGCGTTCTCCAGGGGCGATGTGGACGTGCTCGTCGCCACCACCGTCATCGAGGTCGGCGTGAACGTGCCGAACGCGACCGCGATGGTGATCATGGACGCCGACCGGTTCGGCATCAGCCAGCTGCACCAGCTGCGCGGGCGGGTCGGCCGGGGCAGCGTGCCGGGGCTTTGCCTGCTGGTCACCGAAACCCTCGACGGGACGACCACCCGCGAGCGGCTGGCCGCCGTCGAGTCCACGACGGACGGTTTCGAACTGTCCAGAATGGACCTGGAGCTGCGCCGCGAGGGCGACATCCTCGGCGCCGCGCAGTCGGGGAAGAAGTCCACCTTGAAACTGCTGTCGCTGCTGCGCGACGAGGACGTCATCGCCGAGGCGAGGGCCCGCGCGTTGGAAATCGTCGAAAAGGACCCGGCCTTGGGTAATTACTTGGGGCTGGCGCACATGATCGCCGACGTCGTCGACGAAGATCGCGTGGAGTACCTGGAAAAAAGCTGA
- a CDS encoding caspase, EACC1-associated type, producing MSGERRALIIANGEYDNPGLSALRSPAADAEALAEVLADRTISEFDVQVVRDETAHVIAGRVEDLFADSAPDDVLLVHFSCHGLKSESGELFFAARNTRPERLASTAVPADFVQRCMRMSRSRSIVLLLDCCYGGAFSQGVAVRATGEANVLDAFPAGGFGGRGRAVITASNSIEYAFEGDHLADDHVRPSVFTSALVDGLRTGDADRDEDGWVALGELYDYLFDSVRERNPNQTPSRDIEMQGELYLARSRRRRIKPSPVPADLRAASEDQNMFTRLGAVTELQRRLASDNLSVAIGAHEVLTTMAQTDIRHVAEAADLARRDARVRAESEVVRFGEVVRGSRPVARIRLEGPPIARACRFASSHSWLRVTEDGDGAEIVLDQAEFGAFEARVTVTGPTGEVVVRVEGQVVQEPEPVPEPRPVHTPAPTPEPSRNPDPPVLPKPEPARPKLDPFAVAAGLLAFTAAVYLVVIAFALSSSVEDFFEDGGWTVLPLVLFAIGAGIAMFSPKTRRMAGPGTLCGLTLLSAIPSGPVLLVLADGCLVAAAVCALVSVRRDRSFRLGLGKPRGALAGAAIASALLGALGLVMEAVEITGYSSSRADEGAIYVMVSIILLVGTMLGVLLRPAAFGIAFLGGVAGGGIVMVCMLFYAMPSSSSVTGAGWGIALSMVLALAVVTGFAARKENG from the coding sequence ATGAGCGGCGAGCGGCGTGCCTTGATCATCGCCAACGGGGAGTACGACAACCCCGGGTTGAGCGCGCTGCGGTCCCCGGCCGCGGACGCGGAGGCGCTCGCCGAGGTCCTCGCCGATCGCACCATCAGCGAATTCGACGTCCAGGTGGTGCGCGACGAGACCGCGCACGTGATCGCCGGCCGGGTCGAGGACCTGTTCGCCGACAGCGCGCCGGACGACGTCCTGCTGGTGCATTTCTCTTGCCACGGCCTGAAAAGCGAGTCGGGCGAGCTGTTCTTCGCCGCCCGCAACACCAGGCCGGAGCGGCTCGCGTCGACCGCCGTCCCCGCCGATTTCGTCCAGCGCTGTATGCGGATGAGCCGGTCGCGGAGCATCGTCCTCCTGCTGGATTGCTGCTACGGCGGCGCGTTCAGCCAAGGGGTCGCCGTACGTGCCACCGGTGAGGCCAACGTGCTCGACGCGTTCCCGGCCGGAGGGTTCGGCGGACGCGGCCGTGCGGTGATCACCGCGTCGAACTCCATCGAGTACGCCTTCGAAGGCGATCACCTCGCCGACGATCACGTCCGCCCGTCGGTGTTCACGTCGGCACTGGTCGACGGGCTCCGGACCGGCGACGCGGACCGCGACGAGGACGGCTGGGTCGCGCTCGGTGAACTGTACGACTACCTGTTCGACAGCGTCCGTGAGCGGAACCCGAACCAGACGCCCAGCCGCGACATCGAGATGCAGGGCGAGCTTTACCTGGCCAGGAGCAGGCGCCGCCGGATCAAACCGTCGCCGGTCCCGGCCGATCTGCGCGCCGCGAGCGAGGACCAGAACATGTTCACCCGCCTCGGCGCGGTGACGGAACTCCAGCGTCGGCTGGCGAGCGACAACCTCTCCGTCGCCATCGGCGCGCACGAGGTGCTCACCACGATGGCGCAGACCGACATCCGGCACGTCGCCGAGGCCGCCGACCTGGCGCGGCGGGACGCGCGGGTGCGGGCCGAGTCCGAGGTGGTCCGGTTCGGTGAGGTCGTCCGGGGATCCCGGCCGGTGGCGCGCATCCGGCTGGAGGGCCCGCCGATCGCGCGGGCATGCCGGTTCGCGTCTTCACATTCCTGGCTGCGGGTGACCGAAGACGGCGACGGGGCCGAGATCGTGCTGGACCAAGCGGAGTTCGGGGCGTTCGAGGCGCGGGTGACCGTGACCGGGCCGACCGGCGAGGTGGTGGTGCGAGTCGAAGGGCAGGTCGTCCAAGAACCCGAGCCGGTGCCGGAACCGCGGCCGGTGCATACGCCCGCGCCGACCCCGGAACCCTCCAGGAACCCTGATCCACCTGTACTTCCGAAGCCTGAACCGGCACGGCCGAAGCTCGACCCTTTCGCGGTCGCCGCCGGCCTGCTCGCCTTCACGGCGGCGGTTTACCTGGTGGTCATCGCCTTCGCGCTCAGCAGCAGCGTGGAGGACTTCTTCGAGGACGGCGGCTGGACCGTCCTGCCGCTCGTCCTCTTCGCGATCGGGGCGGGGATCGCGATGTTCTCGCCGAAGACGCGCCGGATGGCGGGCCCGGGAACGCTGTGCGGGCTGACGCTGCTCTCGGCGATACCGTCCGGCCCGGTCCTTCTCGTCCTCGCCGACGGCTGCCTGGTCGCCGCGGCCGTCTGTGCGCTGGTCTCGGTGCGGCGTGACCGGAGTTTCCGGCTCGGGCTGGGGAAACCGCGGGGCGCCCTGGCCGGTGCGGCCATCGCGTCGGCGCTCCTCGGCGCGCTCGGCCTCGTCATGGAGGCCGTCGAGATCACGGGCTACTCGTCGAGCCGGGCCGACGAAGGGGCGATCTATGTCATGGTCTCGATCATTCTCCTCGTCGGCACGATGCTCGGCGTGCTTCTGCGGCCGGCGGCGTTCGGAATCGCGTTTCTCGGCGGCGTGGCGGGAGGCGGCATCGTCATGGTGTGCATGCTTTTCTACGCGATGCCGAGCAGTTCGAGCGTGACCGGCGCGGGCTGGGGGATCGCGCTGTCGATGGTGCTCGCGCTCGCCGTCGTGACCGGTTTCGCCGCCCGCAAAGAGAACGGCTGA
- a CDS encoding GNAT family N-acetyltransferase, producing MATIRPATVEDAWPIAEVNVRSWQAAYQGLLPELYLRDLSVEGRAARWQRTLADPANRGDILVLVEDGSLLGFTAVDRIRGELRAIYLDPERWGTGLGRQLLDTAVTALRDSGHRQATLWVLDTNKRARRFYAAGGWVPDGATKTDTMPGEDVPLSEVRYRIDLVSA from the coding sequence ATGGCCACGATCCGACCCGCGACCGTCGAGGACGCCTGGCCGATCGCCGAAGTGAACGTGCGATCATGGCAGGCGGCGTACCAGGGCCTGCTGCCCGAGCTCTACCTACGCGATCTTTCCGTCGAGGGCCGGGCCGCCCGCTGGCAGCGGACCCTCGCCGATCCCGCCAACCGGGGCGACATCCTGGTCCTGGTCGAAGACGGGTCGCTCCTCGGCTTCACCGCCGTCGACCGGATCCGTGGCGAACTGCGCGCGATCTACCTCGACCCGGAGCGCTGGGGCACGGGATTGGGCAGGCAGTTGCTCGACACCGCCGTCACCGCGCTGCGGGATTCGGGACACCGCCAGGCGACGCTCTGGGTGCTCGACACCAACAAGCGCGCCCGGCGTTTCTACGCGGCCGGGGGATGGGTGCCGGACGGGGCGACCAAGACCGACACCATGCCCGGCGAGGACGTCCCGCTTTCCGAAGTGCGCTACCGGATCGACCTCGTCAGCGCCTGA